The genomic region TATACTGCTTCTCAACCAATTCTAGGTCACGAACCAGCGGGTATAATAGCAGAATCAACAGTAGACTGGTTAAAGGAAGGTGATAGAGTTTTTGCTCATCATCATGTTCCCGACTATGAATGTTATTACTGTAAAAAAGGAAGTCCGACAATGTGCCCTTATTATAGGAAAACAAATCTAGATCCAGGAGGATTTGCAGAGTATTTCAGGGTGCCTGCGTGGAACGTAAGCAGGGGAGGAATACTAAAATTACCAGATAACGTATCATTTGAGGAGGGTTCTTTCATAGAGCCTTTAGCAACTGTTATAAGAGCACAGAGGAGGGTCTTCATAGATAAAGACGATTATGTCCTTGTAGTAGGAGCCGGACCTATGGGTCTATTGCACGTAATGATGGCTAAAGTAAACGGTGCAGGAAAAGTTTACGTATCCGACATTTCCGACTTTCGCAATGAGTATGCAAGAAAAGTAGGTGCGGATGAGGCATTTAATCCAAAAGTTGTTAAAGTTGAAGACGAAGTAAAGAAGCTCACTGACGGCAGAGGAGTTGATGTTGCAATAATTGCCTCTGGTGCTCCTTCTGCAATTTTAACGGCATTATATTCCGTAAGAAAAGGAGGCAGAGTATTACTTTTTGGCGTTCCTTATAAAGGAACTATACTAAACTATGATATAAGCAATCTTCTAAATAATGAAATCTCAATAATTTCCAGTAATGCTGCAGTTGAGGAAGATACTAGAGAGGCGTTGAAAATAATATCTGAAAAGAAAATTGATGTAATGAAGCTAGTTACTCACAAATTTAGACTAGAAGAATTCAACGAGGCCGTAAGGATAGCTAAAGAGGGCAAGGCCATAAAGGCTATAATATATGATTGAAAGCAAGATGAGAAAGAGGAACAAAGTGAGTTTGAACAATTTAAGAGATTTTTCAATCTCTTCTTTCCCTGGCAATTTACCTTCTCCTACGGTATAATATCCCTTTTTCTCTAGCTTTACTCCTAGTAAAGCTGATGCTATGCAAATGGGGTATCTTGCATTAATACTCTCTATTTGTGTATTTTTCAAAAATCTAAAAGGATTGCCTTCTTTAATTCCCAAAATTTTGCCTGCAATTACCATTAATAGCCCTGTGAGCCTTGCAGGAATATAATTCATAATTGTGTCAACTTTCGCAGAGAAATATCCTTCCTTATAAAGTTCCTTTGTTTTGTAGCCAACCATGCTATCCATGGTATTAGCCAACCTTTGCAACATTGCCCCAGGTAAACCAAGGATCAAAAACCAAAATAAAGGAGAGATTATACCATCTACAAGGCTTTCGAATAGCGATTCTATAGCGGCTGAGGCTATGTGCCCTTTATCTGCAGTTGATAAGTCCCTTCTGACAATTTGTTGAACTAAATTTCTAGCTCTCTCATCAAGTTCCCTAGACTTGCTAACAATGCTATACAACATCTTTATGGAGAAAGTAGTCTTAAGAAATAATGCCATCAAGATTAGTTTAATTGGAATTATTGGAATATATAGAGGAAGAATGGAGAAAACGATTTCTACCGGGATTACAGATATAAGCCAAATTAAGATCCCGTAACCATATCCTTTATATGGCTTTATTAGTTTTTCAGAGATTTTACCAGTATATACAACTGGATGAATATAAATTGGCGGTTCTCCAAAGAGTAAATCTATTGCTAATGCTAAAAAGAGAATAGGAAGCAACAAGAGTTAAAAGATGAGAAAAGAAAAAAGTCTTTCCGCAATCAAGAATAAAGGAAAGGATATAGTTATTATAGCGCCAGTTAAGTCTCCAGAAGAACCTCTCAAGACTTTCTTGCCCATCTCATAAAATATGAGAAAGAGAGTAAAAAATATAATAACTGAGAACGGATAAAAGAACAAAAATGGTATTCCCTCAGCAATTATTATAACCCACTTATCTTTCAATTTATCATGAAACAATTTGCCAAGGTAACTCGATTCCATGGGCTCTAATATTGAAAGGATTAAAATTCCAAGGTCTCTGGAAAGAACTTCAGCTGAAATCAAAATTAAAAAGGCGTCAATAGAAGGGTAAGGAAATCCGCATAAAGAAATAAGAAAAAGGGAAAAGTATACAATTGCCAAACCTATTCCTCCGCTTCCTACGGCAACGTCCTTTAATGCCTTTAATTTTCTTTCGTAATCACCTTTTATCATTATTGCGTCTCCTAAATCGAGTAGTCCATCAAGATGATTAAATCCTCTTATAACTTCTACAATTATGATGATTACAAACCTTGAAGAGTAACCTAGTATATGGAAGAGAGAAAAATAAGATACAAAATCTATTACTCCCGTTATTACCCCTATAAAAATTGGCGAAATAAAGCTGTATTCCGCAATTTCTTCAAGGCTTGCGCTAACTGAAGGTATAATTGTAAAGAAAGACAATTGCGAAAGAACGCCTTTTAAAGCTTTCATCGCTCTAAAATATCTGTGGCAATTATAATTTCTTCAACAATGAGCGACTCAGGAAAATCGTTTGTAACTGCAGGACTTGTTAGGCTCTTAGGAGGAATACCTTTTAAATCCCAAAATATGTCATTAAATTCATTTCCTTCAGAAGAAGGAGGAGAAATTGCATTTATACAAGCTTTTCAAGCAATTGGGGCGGGCTTAAAGCCCAGTAGTTACATGAATCCAATACTTCTAAAGCCTTCTAGCTCTGGTAAGATTGAGGTAATATTTTTCGGAAAATCTCTGGGAAATCTAAGACCAGAAGAGTATTACAATATGATACCCAGCTTTTGGGACAAAATTAAGAATAGCATAAAGGAAAATTATGTTATAGAGGCAGCAGGAGGAA from Acidianus ambivalens harbors:
- a CDS encoding zinc-dependent dehydrogenase, giving the protein MKAIILENGRPVLKEVPIPKLNPGDVLVKMKACGLCGTDVEKICGQYTASQPILGHEPAGIIAESTVDWLKEGDRVFAHHHVPDYECYYCKKGSPTMCPYYRKTNLDPGGFAEYFRVPAWNVSRGGILKLPDNVSFEEGSFIEPLATVIRAQRRVFIDKDDYVLVVGAGPMGLLHVMMAKVNGAGKVYVSDISDFRNEYARKVGADEAFNPKVVKVEDEVKKLTDGRGVDVAIIASGAPSAILTALYSVRKGGRVLLFGVPYKGTILNYDISNLLNNEISIISSNAAVEEDTREALKIISEKKIDVMKLVTHKFRLEEFNEAVRIAKEGKAIKAIIYD
- a CDS encoding cobalamin biosynthesis protein yields the protein MLPILFLALAIDLLFGEPPIYIHPVVYTGKISEKLIKPYKGYGYGILIWLISVIPVEIVFSILPLYIPIIPIKLILMALFLKTTFSIKMLYSIVSKSRELDERARNLVQQIVRRDLSTADKGHIASAAIESLFESLVDGIISPLFWFLILGLPGAMLQRLANTMDSMVGYKTKELYKEGYFSAKVDTIMNYIPARLTGLLMVIAGKILGIKEGNPFRFLKNTQIESINARYPICIASALLGVKLEKKGYYTVGEGKLPGKEEIEKSLKLFKLTLFLFLILLSIIYYSLYGLALFSYPYGLVEFF
- a CDS encoding adenosylcobinamide-GDP ribazoletransferase, coding for MKALKGVLSQLSFFTIIPSVSASLEEIAEYSFISPIFIGVITGVIDFVSYFSLFHILGYSSRFVIIIIVEVIRGFNHLDGLLDLGDAIMIKGDYERKLKALKDVAVGSGGIGLAIVYFSLFLISLCGFPYPSIDAFLILISAEVLSRDLGILILSILEPMESSYLGKLFHDKLKDKWVIIIAEGIPFLFFYPFSVIIFFTLFLIFYEMGKKVLRGSSGDLTGAIITISFPLFLIAERLFSFLIF